One stretch of Patagioenas fasciata isolate bPatFas1 chromosome 9, bPatFas1.hap1, whole genome shotgun sequence DNA includes these proteins:
- the LOC136104947 gene encoding tubulin alpha-3 chain: MRECISIHVGQAGVQIGNACWELYCLEHGIQPDGQMPSDKTSGGGDDSFNTFFSETGAGKHVPRAVFVDLEPTVVDEVRTGTYRQLFHPEQLITGKEDAANNYARGHYTIGKEIVDLVLDRIRKLADLCTGLQGFLIFHSFGGGTGSGFASLLMERLSVDYGKKSKLEFAIYPAPQVSTAVVEPYNTILTTHTTLEHSDCAFMVDNEAIYDICRRNLDIERPTYTNLNRLIGQIVSSITASLRFDGALNVDLTEFQTNLVPYPRIHFPLVTYAPVISAEKAYHEQLSVAEITNACFEPANQMVKCDPRHGKYMACCMLYRGDVVPKDVNAAIATIKTKRTIQFVDWCPTGFKVGINYQPPTVVPGGDLAKVQRAVCMLSNTTAIAEAWARLDHKFDLMYAKRAFVHWYVGEGMEEGEFSEAREDLAALEKDYEEVGVDAVEAEAEEGDEYLEN, encoded by the exons ATG CGTGAATGCATATCCATCCACGTCGGTCAGGCCGGTGTTCAGATTGGCAATGCGTGTTGGGAACTGTATTGTCTTGAACATGGGATCCAGCCTGATGGTCAAATGCCCAGCGATAAAACTAGTGGAGGTGGAGATGATTCATTTAACACTTTCTTCAGCGAGACAGGAGCTGGCAAACATGTTCCCAGAGCAGTGTTTGTGGACCTAGAGCCCACCGTGGTTG atGAAGTACGTACAGGCACATATAGGCAGCTATTCCATCCTGAGCAGCTCATTACTGGGAAAGAAGATGCAGCCAATAATTATGCCAGAGGCCATTATACCATTGGAAAAGAGATCGTTGATCTAGTGCTAGATCGCATTCGCAAACTG GCCGATCTGTGCACAGGGCTGCAAGGCTTCCTTATCTTCCATAGTTTTGGAGGAGGCACCGGTTCAGGGTTTGCATCTCTGCTCATGGAAAGGCTGTCAGTTGACTACGGCAAAAAATCTAAACTAGAGTTTGCGATTTATCCAGCGCCACAAGTTTCCACGGCTGTAGTGGAGCCTTATAACACAATCCTAACTACCCACACAACACTAGAGCACTCCGACTGTGCATTCATGGTAGATAATGAAGCCATTTATGATATATGTCGTCGTAACCTTGACATTGAACGTCCTACTTACACCAATTTAAACCGATTAATTGGGCAAATTGTTTCATCCATCACAGCTTCACTGCGCTTTGATGGAGCCCTCAATGTAGATCTGACAGAATTTCAAACCAACCTTGTCCCATACCCACGAATCCATTTCCCTCTGGTAACATACGCCCCTGTGATCTCAGCTGAGAAGGCCTATCACGAGCAGTTATCCGTGGCTGAAATCACCAACGCGTGTTTTGAACCAGCCAACCAGATGGTGAAATGCGACCCTCGTCACGGCAAATACATGGCCTGCTGCATGTTGTACCGAGGCGATGTGGTTCCTAAAGACGTCAATGCAGCTATTGCTACCATCAAGACTAAACGCACCATTCAGTTTGTGGATTGGTGTCCAACTGGATTCAAG GTGGGCATTAACTACCAGCCTCCCACCGTGGTGCCAGGTGGCGACCTCGCCAAGGTGCAGCGGGCCGTCTGCATGTTGAGCAACACCACTGCCATCGCTGAGGCGTGGGCTCGCCTCGACCACAAGTTCGATCTCATGTACGCCAAGCGTGCCTTTGTGCACTGGTACGTTGGGGAAGGAATGGAGGAAGGGGAGTTTTCCGAAGCCCGCGAAGATCTGGCTGCCCTTGAGAAAGATTATGAAGAAGTTGGGGTAGATGCAGTAGAAGCAGAGGCTGAAGAAGGAGATGAATATCTAGAGAATTaa